The sequence GTTGTCCGCCGCGGCTGCCTCCGAATCGCGAGCGTCCACGCGCCTCCCCCCATCGATACGCGTCCAGTCGTCCCGAGGCGGTCGCCGCCCTCGATCGCTAGCATACCGCCTCGGCACGACGGCGGGGCGTGCGCGGGCACCCGGCTGTCCCCTGCGGCGCCGCTCTTCCCGCTGTCATCCCGGCCGATGCCGCGAGTGGGGGCGGGCGTCGTCGCCCGTCCCCGTTCCCTGGGTGTACCGGCATCCTTGCGGGCACCGGGAGAGAGGACACGCCGAGGGCGCGGGAGTCCAGGGGATCAGCCTGTCGCGGAAAGCGCGGAGCGGGTGAGGACGGCAGCGCCGGGCGCTCAGCGGCCAAGACGCTCCCGGTAAGCGTGGAGGTCGGCGATGTGCTCCGCGTAGTGGTTGTAGGTGCAGTTGTCAATCACGCCCGGCGGGATCACCGTGCCCGCCTCCCGCGCCGCCTGGAGCGTCGCCAGCATCGCGGCGTGGGTCTCGTGGAGGTTGCTCCAGGCGCGCTCCAGCGACCAGTCCGCGCGCTGCGCGACCGCCTCCACGCTATGTACCTCCCAGGACGAGTCCTCAGGGAGTTCCGGCGACTTGCCGGCCATGATCCGCCGCACCCGCGCGTCGGCATCCGCGTCCCAGTATGCAATGTGCACGAGCAGATCCTTGACCGACCAGTCCCCGACCGCACCGGGTACGAGCCAGTGCTCCTCCGGGATGCCCTCGAGCGCCTTTAGCAGCTCCCGCCAGTACGTCTCAATCCGTTCGATCAGGCCGTTATCTGCGTGCATGTTCTGCTCCTCCTCTGCCGGGTGCTCAGCGGCCGAGGTGCTCTCGGTAGGCGTGGAGATCGTCGCGGTGCGCCTGGTAGTGCTCGTAGGTGCAGCCGGCGATGATGTTGCGCGGGATGGTCTTGCCCGCCTCGCGGGCCTCCTGCAGCGCCAGCAGGAGCGCCAGATGCGTGTCGTGCAGCTCGCTCCAGACGCGATCGAGCGGCCAGTCTGCGCGAAGCGCCGCTTCCCGTGCGTTGCGCCGCTGCCAGTGCGGTTCGCCAGGGCGGCGGGCCGGCTCCCCGGCCAGAATCCGCCGCACCCGCGCGGTCGCCTCGCCATCCCAATACGCGATGTGCCCGAGCAGATCCTTGACCGACCACGTTCCGACCGCGCCGGGCGCGAGCAGGTGTTCCTCCGGGATACCTTCGAGCGCCGCCAGCAGCTCCCGCCAG is a genomic window of Sphaerobacter thermophilus DSM 20745 containing:
- a CDS encoding DinB family protein; the protein is MHADNGLIERIETYWRELLKALEGIPEEHWLVPGAVGDWSVKDLLVHIAYWDADADARVRRIMAGKSPELPEDSSWEVHSVEAVAQRADWSLERAWSNLHETHAAMLATLQAAREAGTVIPPGVIDNCTYNHYAEHIADLHAYRERLGR
- a CDS encoding DinB family protein; this translates as MHPSNGLIERIETHWRELLAALEGIPEEHLLAPGAVGTWSVKDLLGHIAYWDGEATARVRRILAGEPARRPGEPHWQRRNAREAALRADWPLDRVWSELHDTHLALLLALQEAREAGKTIPRNIIAGCTYEHYQAHRDDLHAYREHLGR